Proteins from one Sphingobacteriaceae bacterium genomic window:
- a CDS encoding tetratricopeptide repeat protein, whose amino-acid sequence MRVIFFLLLSSSFFAQPHEIDSLKAVIQKQKADSNLVNQYHVLASKYFFVERDSAMHYILKSKLLAEKLNYKRGLSNAFFQLGYADYQNGNFFKTIEHWNASLALKNQMNDKSGVAKVLGSLGAVYISQSNFPKALELCNKALFIYDSIQDQAGSVYQLGNIAIIHQYNKDYNKAIETYKRVVDICLKLNDERGLALQYGNLGSAYHAMKEFTTAIEYVEQALSLFDKMSDMEHQALMLTTLGACYENLGELDKAMDYHFKSIAIAEKNNYQMALGLAYFNMGNIELKQKKYKDAQNHLAKCLSFAKSGGNLEQQSNVHKSLSFLDSLQGNFKGAFLNHRLYKILEDSIYNENKRKDLTRIELNYEFQKKEMANKAEQDLKDAVYVAEHKKQKMILALVSGILFILGLFAIFIFRSLKTTRKQKMAIEVKNKETELQKKIIEEKNKDITDSIIYAKRIQKAMMPNDVLIQKNLIKLKKNG is encoded by the coding sequence ATGCGGGTAATTTTTTTTCTTTTGCTTTCATCTTCCTTTTTTGCTCAACCTCATGAAATAGATTCTTTAAAAGCCGTAATACAAAAGCAAAAAGCGGATAGTAATTTGGTTAATCAATATCATGTACTTGCGTCTAAATATTTTTTTGTTGAACGGGATTCGGCCATGCACTATATCTTAAAATCAAAACTTCTCGCTGAAAAATTAAATTATAAGCGAGGCCTGTCAAACGCGTTTTTTCAATTGGGATATGCCGATTATCAAAATGGAAATTTTTTTAAAACCATTGAGCATTGGAATGCCAGTTTAGCATTAAAAAATCAAATGAATGATAAGTCTGGGGTAGCCAAAGTGCTGGGAAGTTTAGGTGCCGTATACATTTCACAGAGTAATTTTCCGAAGGCCTTGGAACTTTGTAATAAAGCATTATTTATTTATGATTCCATTCAGGATCAAGCGGGCAGTGTTTACCAATTGGGCAATATTGCAATTATACATCAATACAATAAAGATTATAATAAGGCCATTGAAACCTATAAACGAGTAGTGGATATATGCCTTAAACTGAATGATGAGAGAGGATTGGCATTGCAATACGGTAATTTGGGCTCAGCTTATCATGCAATGAAAGAATTTACAACGGCCATCGAATACGTAGAGCAAGCTTTAAGCTTATTTGATAAAATGTCAGATATGGAGCATCAGGCCCTTATGCTAACCACCCTTGGCGCCTGTTATGAAAATCTGGGTGAACTCGATAAGGCCATGGATTACCATTTTAAAAGCATAGCCATTGCCGAAAAAAACAATTATCAAATGGCTTTAGGATTGGCTTATTTTAATATGGGAAATATTGAATTGAAACAAAAAAAATATAAGGACGCGCAAAACCATTTGGCCAAATGTTTAAGTTTTGCAAAAAGCGGTGGTAATTTAGAACAGCAAAGCAATGTACATAAAAGCCTGAGTTTTTTAGATTCTTTACAAGGAAACTTCAAAGGGGCGTTTTTAAATCACCGACTTTATAAAATATTAGAAGATTCAATTTACAACGAAAACAAACGGAAAGATTTGACCCGAATAGAATTGAATTATGAGTTTCAGAAAAAGGAAATGGCAAATAAAGCGGAACAAGACCTCAAAGACGCGGTTTACGTTGCAGAACATAAAAAGCAAAAAATGATTCTTGCTTTGGTGAGCGGGATTTTATTCATTCTGGGTTTATTTGCAATTTTCATTTTTCGATCTTTAAAAACAACGCGCAAACAAAAAATGGCTATTGAAGTAAAAAACAAAGAAACAGAGCTCCAGAAAAAAATTATCGAAGAAAAAAACAAAGATATAACCGATAGCATTATTTATGCCAAACGTATACAAAAAGCCATGATGCCCAATGATGTATTGATTCAAAAAAATCTAATAAAACTCAAAAAGAATGGATAA
- a CDS encoding DNA alkylation repair protein, which produces MNNSETLNILREELTKNASETVRESAKRFFKEDVKHYGLRNGDVNKIASKYFKEIKTCPKKDIYNLCEELWKSGYMEEALMACAWSFGIRKKMEEQDLALFEKWIDKYVSNWATCDTFCCKAVGTYFLMYPHQIGILKKWSKSKNRWMRRAAAVSLILAARKGIYIKESLAIAELLLTDEDDMVQKGYGWLLKNQSETHTQIVFDFVMKHKSKMPRTALRYAIEKMPANKKKMAMLK; this is translated from the coding sequence ATGAATAATTCAGAAACACTCAATATTCTCAGAGAGGAATTAACTAAAAATGCAAGTGAAACCGTTCGCGAATCGGCAAAGCGCTTTTTTAAGGAAGATGTGAAACATTACGGTTTAAGAAACGGCGATGTGAATAAAATAGCCTCCAAATATTTTAAGGAAATAAAAACTTGTCCAAAAAAAGATATTTATAATTTATGTGAGGAATTGTGGAAGTCGGGTTATATGGAAGAAGCTTTAATGGCCTGTGCTTGGTCGTTTGGAATACGAAAAAAAATGGAAGAGCAAGATCTTGCATTATTTGAAAAGTGGATTGATAAATACGTGAGCAATTGGGCTACTTGTGATACGTTTTGTTGTAAAGCGGTGGGCACTTATTTTTTGATGTATCCTCATCAAATTGGAATATTGAAGAAATGGAGTAAAAGCAAAAACAGATGGATGAGAAGAGCAGCAGCAGTTTCGTTAATCCTAGCCGCCAGAAAAGGAATTTATATAAAAGAAAGTTTAGCCATTGCCGAATTACTGTTAACGGATGAAGATGACATGGTGCAAAAAGGTTACGGTTGGTTACTTAAAAACCAATCGGAGACGCATACACAAATAGTTTTTGATTTTGTCATGAAACACAAATCCAAAATGCCACGCACAGCTTTACGTTATGCCATTGAAAAAATGCCGGCGAATAAGAAGAAGATGGCTATGCTGAAATAA
- a CDS encoding 1-acyl-sn-glycerol-3-phosphate acyltransferase: MLFRCLKVLFKIANRLYFRSYKIEGLENIPETGPVLLTANHPSAFMDPIVIASLTKRPVYFLARSVYFQNGFIKWLFSKLHMIPIYRAHEAPQETHKNKDSFKFCIQHFEKGGVILIFPEGISLTERKIKKIQSGAARICFGAEAQNNFNLNLKIVSIGLNFSNPHKFQSVLFVKIEKPIVIKDYETLYREDSFKAARKLTEDIRVNLEKAVVHIEDEAVDKLVASIELIYKAKLFADNGYPHQQTNWDFNTSKMISDCVHDYLQSDSERVQSVQNKINTYLDDLERLKLKDENIRHVEQQNVWTKTLTSFLYTIFGFPVFLYGFLHHYIPFRIPNIIGKKMSSRAEFYGSLALSLGTFMFLIFYSVYFYIFYLIFENWMMSIIYLVTLPVTGLFSFYYYQRLTNIKKSWDILSMFYRKTNLITGLIQQRSEIISELEQAKEMYFKKINFKRSV; the protein is encoded by the coding sequence ATGTTGTTCAGGTGCTTAAAAGTACTTTTTAAAATAGCCAATCGTTTATATTTTAGATCGTATAAAATTGAAGGCTTGGAAAATATTCCGGAAACCGGGCCCGTACTTTTAACGGCCAATCATCCCAGTGCATTTATGGATCCTATTGTGATTGCATCCCTAACTAAGCGTCCGGTTTATTTTTTAGCGCGCAGTGTTTATTTTCAAAATGGATTTATTAAATGGCTTTTCAGTAAACTACACATGATACCTATTTACCGAGCGCATGAAGCACCGCAGGAAACACATAAAAATAAAGATAGTTTTAAATTTTGTATCCAACATTTTGAAAAGGGTGGTGTAATACTGATTTTTCCGGAAGGAATTTCATTAACCGAACGAAAAATAAAAAAAATACAATCGGGAGCTGCCAGAATTTGTTTTGGTGCAGAGGCGCAAAATAATTTTAATCTGAATTTGAAGATTGTGAGTATTGGATTGAATTTTTCCAATCCCCACAAATTTCAAAGCGTTTTGTTTGTGAAAATAGAAAAACCAATTGTAATAAAAGATTACGAAACCTTATACCGGGAAGATTCCTTTAAAGCTGCCCGAAAACTTACTGAAGATATTCGGGTGAATTTAGAAAAAGCAGTTGTTCATATTGAAGACGAAGCGGTAGATAAACTGGTGGCGAGTATTGAATTAATTTATAAAGCCAAATTATTTGCCGATAACGGCTATCCGCATCAACAAACGAACTGGGATTTTAATACCAGTAAAATGATTAGCGATTGTGTACATGATTATTTGCAATCTGATTCGGAACGTGTGCAGTCTGTTCAAAATAAGATTAATACTTACCTGGATGATTTGGAACGTTTAAAATTGAAAGATGAAAATATACGCCATGTTGAACAGCAAAATGTGTGGACCAAAACCTTAACATCTTTTCTTTATACGATTTTTGGATTCCCGGTTTTTCTCTATGGATTTTTGCATCATTATATTCCATTTAGAATCCCCAATATCATTGGAAAAAAAATGAGTAGTCGGGCTGAATTTTATGGTTCCTTGGCGCTTTCTTTGGGTACATTTATGTTCCTGATTTTCTATAGTGTTTATTTTTATATTTTTTATTTAATATTTGAAAACTGGATGATGAGTATTATTTATTTGGTTACATTACCGGTAACCGGATTATTTTCTTTTTACTATTATCAACGGTTAACTAATATTAAAAAGAGTTGGGATATTTTATCCATGTTTTATCGCAAAACCAATTTAATTACCGGATTAATACAGCAACGAAGTGAAATTATTTCGGAATTGGAACAAGCTAAGGAAATGTACTTTAAAAAAATAAACTTTAAACGTTCTGTTTAG
- a CDS encoding threonylcarbamoyl-AMP synthase, whose amino-acid sequence MEQIGKNIDLAAKFLKEGDLVAIPSETVYGLAANALNEKAVFSIFTAKNRPHFDPLIVHIKNAEQIDLYAEWEDDRLKKLADKFWPGPLTLLLQKKEIIPDIVTSGLSRVALRVPNHELALDLLNKLEFPLAAPSANPFGYISPTTAQHVQDQLADRVAYILDGGACRVGLESTIVGVEDGKILIYRLGGLSVEEIKNAIGDVTLSLIESSDPKAPGQLKSHYAPKKPLYFGDAEKLMQQHSNKKIALLLFGKTNLKSDFNFNLSEKADVLEAAKNLFDMLRQADNSEAEIVIAQLVPDENLGKAINDRLKRAAV is encoded by the coding sequence ATCGAACAAATTGGAAAAAATATAGATTTAGCAGCTAAATTCTTAAAAGAAGGGGATTTAGTAGCCATACCCTCCGAAACGGTGTATGGTTTGGCGGCTAATGCGCTGAATGAAAAAGCTGTATTTTCTATTTTCACGGCTAAAAATCGTCCGCATTTTGATCCCTTAATAGTGCATATAAAAAATGCAGAGCAGATTGATTTATATGCTGAGTGGGAAGATGATCGATTAAAAAAATTAGCTGATAAATTTTGGCCGGGACCTTTAACTCTATTGCTTCAAAAAAAAGAAATCATTCCCGATATCGTTACTTCGGGATTGAGTAGGGTAGCGCTTAGGGTTCCTAATCACGAATTAGCATTAGACTTATTAAATAAATTAGAATTTCCATTAGCTGCACCCAGCGCAAATCCATTTGGATATATCAGTCCAACTACCGCTCAGCATGTGCAAGATCAATTAGCTGATCGGGTGGCTTATATTTTAGATGGTGGAGCCTGTAGGGTAGGTTTAGAGTCTACCATTGTGGGTGTTGAGGATGGAAAGATTTTAATTTATCGGTTAGGAGGATTAAGTGTTGAGGAAATAAAAAATGCAATTGGCGATGTCACGCTAAGTTTAATTGAATCTTCTGATCCTAAAGCGCCGGGACAATTAAAAAGTCATTACGCACCTAAGAAACCCTTGTATTTTGGAGATGCCGAAAAATTAATGCAGCAACACAGCAATAAAAAAATTGCGCTGCTTTTATTTGGAAAAACTAATTTAAAATCTGATTTCAACTTTAACCTTTCCGAAAAAGCAGATGTGTTGGAAGCCGCTAAAAATTTATTCGACATGTTACGTCAGGCGGATAATAGTGAGGCCGAAATTGTAATTGCGCAACTAGTTCCCGACGAAAATTTGGGCAAAGCCATTAATGATCGATTAAAACGAGCAGCCGTTTAG
- a CDS encoding GIY-YIG nuclease family protein has protein sequence MFAIIDIETCGSKFEFQRGRITEICILKHDGLQVIDKFTTLINPECYISPYFTKLTNITNEMVADAPRFHEVAKKIVEMTEGCVFVAHNVGFDYSFIKSEFESLGYQYRRETLCTVRLSRKLIPGKISYSLGHLCAALGIEIFDRHRAEGDAVATGQLFDLLLRLKADHPQYKNKGVTEIMTRRIDNIKSYILKKLPETCGVYYFLNKEQQIIYIGKSLNMYQRAQSHFNSKEKKGKQMLNDLYNVDFVLTGSELIALLLESEEIKKHKPKYNRARKSDDFSHGIEYFYDEKGILNFRISETEEVEQVLMNFVSYSSAREKLDRMIEEYTLCLRYCGLTGAEAVCFNHQIKSCNGICAEQESAEDYNDRAKKIIEANAYHQNNFVLIDRGRVPEERSLILIENGKYKGYGYFDQSHQLSSPEDFMQVAESKKYYPDCDVLVKGWMRNNKKYKLLNIE, from the coding sequence GTGTTTGCAATTATAGATATTGAAACCTGCGGAAGTAAATTTGAATTTCAACGAGGAAGAATTACCGAAATTTGTATTTTGAAGCATGATGGTTTACAAGTGATCGATAAATTTACTACACTGATAAATCCCGAATGTTATATCAGTCCTTATTTTACCAAACTCACTAATATTACCAATGAAATGGTAGCCGACGCACCTCGTTTTCACGAAGTGGCTAAGAAAATTGTGGAGATGACCGAAGGTTGCGTGTTTGTGGCCCACAATGTTGGATTCGATTATAGTTTCATAAAATCTGAATTTGAATCTTTAGGTTATCAATACCGGAGAGAAACACTTTGTACCGTACGCTTGAGTCGTAAATTAATTCCCGGAAAAATTTCGTATAGTTTGGGTCATTTATGCGCAGCGTTAGGGATAGAAATTTTTGACCGACATAGGGCAGAGGGTGACGCAGTGGCTACTGGGCAATTATTTGATTTATTATTACGATTAAAAGCTGATCATCCGCAGTATAAAAATAAAGGCGTAACGGAAATTATGACACGCCGAATTGATAACATTAAAAGTTACATTCTTAAAAAATTACCGGAAACCTGCGGTGTATATTATTTTTTGAATAAAGAACAGCAAATTATTTACATCGGTAAAAGTTTGAATATGTATCAAAGGGCTCAAAGTCATTTTAATTCCAAAGAAAAGAAAGGCAAACAAATGTTGAATGATTTGTATAACGTAGATTTTGTGTTAACGGGAAGTGAGTTAATTGCTTTATTGCTGGAGTCGGAAGAAATAAAAAAACACAAGCCTAAATACAACAGAGCCCGCAAATCAGATGATTTTTCACATGGCATAGAATATTTTTACGATGAAAAGGGGATTCTGAATTTCAGAATCAGCGAAACGGAAGAAGTAGAGCAGGTGTTGATGAATTTTGTTTCCTACTCTTCAGCGCGTGAGAAATTGGACCGAATGATAGAAGAATATACTTTATGTTTGCGGTATTGCGGGTTAACCGGAGCCGAAGCGGTGTGTTTTAATCATCAAATAAAATCCTGCAATGGTATTTGCGCGGAGCAAGAATCTGCTGAAGACTATAATGACAGGGCAAAAAAAATAATTGAAGCAAATGCCTATCACCAAAATAATTTTGTATTAATTGATAGGGGTAGAGTGCCGGAAGAAAGATCCTTAATTTTGATAGAAAATGGTAAGTACAAAGGCTATGGTTATTTTGATCAAAGTCATCAGTTGAGTAGTCCGGAAGATTTTATGCAGGTAGCTGAGTCTAAAAAGTATTACCCCGATTGTGATGTTTTGGTAAAAGGTTGGATGCGGAATAATAAGAAGTATAAATTATTAAATATTGAATAA
- a CDS encoding 2-C-methyl-D-erythritol 2,4-cyclodiphosphate synthase — protein sequence MMNFRIGFGYDVHPLGKDRELWLGGIKLEFELGCVGHSDADVLLHAICDALLGAANLRDIGFHFPNTDPKYKGADSKLLLKEVNALLKKNNYNIGNIDATLSLEAPKINPHIAAMQKVIAATLEIEADQISIKATTNEKLGYVGKGEGVNAYAVALIYKA from the coding sequence ATGATGAATTTTAGAATAGGTTTCGGTTATGATGTTCACCCACTCGGAAAAGACAGAGAATTATGGCTCGGGGGCATAAAACTTGAATTTGAATTGGGCTGCGTGGGTCATAGTGATGCCGATGTATTGCTACATGCCATTTGTGATGCTTTACTGGGCGCCGCTAACTTACGCGATATAGGATTTCATTTTCCAAATACCGACCCCAAATACAAAGGTGCCGACAGCAAACTGCTATTGAAAGAAGTAAATGCTTTACTCAAAAAAAATAATTATAATATCGGAAATATTGATGCAACCCTAAGTTTAGAAGCCCCAAAAATAAATCCGCATATCGCAGCAATGCAAAAAGTAATCGCTGCTACTTTAGAAATTGAAGCAGATCAAATATCCATCAAAGCCACCACCAACGAAAAACTGGGATATGTGGGCAAAGGCGAAGGCGTAAATGCCTATGCGGTTGCACTCATTTATAAGGCTTAA
- the hpt gene encoding hypoxanthine phosphoribosyltransferase, with amino-acid sequence MQISEKSYICYPVSQIIRIKDKEFKPYISTSNISLAVAAVAEQINQELKNEDVVFLAVLNGSFMFASDLMKQIQLPCTISFIKLASYHGTSSSGTVNELVGLTEDLTDKTVVIIEDIVDTGNTLEKLTLILNQKKVKQIKVATLLFKPDAYKKNYPVHYAGMKIKNEFVVGYGLDYDGFGRNLKEIYVIV; translated from the coding sequence ATGCAAATATCGGAAAAAAGCTATATTTGTTATCCTGTGTCTCAAATCATTCGCATAAAAGATAAGGAGTTTAAACCTTATATTTCAACCAGCAACATTTCTTTAGCCGTTGCAGCTGTTGCCGAACAAATAAACCAAGAATTAAAAAACGAAGATGTTGTATTTTTAGCCGTATTGAACGGCAGTTTCATGTTTGCATCCGATTTAATGAAACAAATACAATTGCCATGTACCATTTCTTTCATTAAACTAGCCAGCTATCACGGCACAAGCAGCAGCGGAACAGTAAATGAATTAGTTGGACTTACCGAAGATTTAACCGATAAAACCGTTGTGATTATTGAGGATATTGTGGATACAGGAAACACATTGGAAAAACTGACTCTGATTTTAAATCAAAAAAAAGTAAAACAAATTAAAGTAGCCACCTTATTATTTAAACCCGATGCCTACAAAAAAAATTATCCGGTACATTACGCCGGCATGAAAATAAAAAATGAGTTTGTGGTTGGATATGGATTGGACTATGATGGATTTGGAAGAAATTTAAAAGAAATATATGTAATTGTTTAA
- a CDS encoding nucleotidyl transferase AbiEii/AbiGii toxin family protein — MKIPGFEELYLVGGTSLALQLGHRISVDIDLFGKTELSEFELNDVIQNLGSVTLLNKSKNIKIYTINGIKVDIVNYPYKWIDTTLNIEGIRLAGKKDIAAMKLNAIAGRGSKKDFADLYFLLNEFTLAEMIKFYKEKYPEASEFLVLKSLTWFDDADLEPEINWIIKQNWTDIKQSIIKTTSEYLNHL; from the coding sequence ATGAAGATTCCGGGCTTTGAGGAACTTTATTTGGTTGGTGGAACATCTCTTGCCTTACAATTGGGTCACCGCATTTCGGTTGATATAGACTTGTTCGGAAAAACAGAATTATCAGAATTTGAATTAAATGATGTAATCCAAAACTTGGGTTCAGTTACCCTCCTCAATAAAAGTAAAAATATTAAAATTTATACCATTAACGGAATAAAAGTTGATATAGTAAACTATCCGTATAAATGGATTGACACAACTTTGAATATTGAAGGCATTCGATTAGCCGGTAAAAAAGATATTGCTGCCATGAAATTGAATGCCATTGCCGGTAGAGGGAGTAAAAAAGATTTTGCTGACCTTTACTTTTTACTGAATGAATTTACTTTAGCAGAAATGATTAAATTTTATAAAGAAAAATATCCGGAAGCATCCGAATTTTTAGTTCTTAAAAGCCTCACTTGGTTTGATGATGCCGACCTTGAACCTGAAATCAACTGGATTATCAAACAAAACTGGACTGATATAAAACAAAGCATTATTAAAACTACTAGTGAATATTTAAATCACTTGTGA
- a CDS encoding T9SS type A sorting domain-containing protein, which yields MRIFLLFFAVAFFSTKAQTYNYYFGNIHSHTGFSDGSQDSLVSGISTPAGAYTFAKASQNFDFLGISEHNHYSNNNNPGFQIQSWPLGISQANAANDDGNFVCLFGMEWGVSSNYHGHVLIYNFPQLIGWEANNYDVYNSKDDYDGLFRKIKNQPGAFCTLAHPGGSDFTTDGTSSTSLLYGAYNATYDSAIVAVPLRNGLYNTATTDYTAYPASNFLWYYKGILSKGYHLGINYDHDNHNTTFGRNNAGRMVVLMPSLTKANFFEAIHAMRFYASDDWNAQVEFKMNNNWMGSILSGTINPSFTVIHNDGDSELADSIKIWRGISNNAAPAQVVSITKANNTSNYTDNTMLNGYEYFYFAEIKQTDGQWIITSPIWYTNTLPAGIKENDLQIHFNFFPNPASKMLSISVSDCKNYKISVLDLLGKELISEFFNDKDYQLNIESLAAGTYLLKIESENRQLTKKLMVE from the coding sequence ATGAGAATTTTTTTACTTTTTTTCGCAGTGGCTTTTTTTTCTACAAAGGCTCAAACTTATAATTACTATTTTGGCAATATACACTCGCATACCGGATTTTCAGATGGAAGTCAGGATTCCCTGGTTTCAGGAATAAGCACACCCGCCGGAGCTTACACTTTTGCGAAAGCCTCACAGAATTTTGATTTCTTAGGTATTTCAGAACACAATCACTATTCCAATAACAATAACCCCGGTTTTCAAATTCAAAGCTGGCCACTTGGAATTTCTCAAGCAAACGCTGCCAATGATGATGGAAATTTTGTTTGCCTCTTTGGTATGGAATGGGGAGTGTCCAGCAATTATCACGGACATGTTTTAATTTATAATTTCCCGCAATTAATCGGATGGGAAGCAAACAACTACGATGTATATAACTCCAAAGATGATTACGATGGCTTATTTCGGAAAATAAAAAATCAACCCGGTGCCTTTTGTACTTTGGCACATCCGGGTGGCAGCGATTTTACTACAGATGGCACTTCTTCTACTTCTTTACTCTATGGGGCATACAATGCCACCTACGACTCTGCCATTGTTGCGGTTCCGCTACGTAACGGTTTGTACAATACCGCCACTACCGATTATACCGCTTATCCGGCCAGTAATTTTTTGTGGTATTACAAAGGCATACTCTCCAAAGGATACCACTTAGGTATTAATTATGATCATGATAATCACAATACCACCTTCGGAAGAAACAATGCCGGGCGTATGGTGGTTTTAATGCCATCATTAACCAAAGCTAATTTCTTTGAAGCAATTCATGCCATGCGCTTTTATGCCAGTGATGATTGGAACGCCCAAGTAGAATTTAAAATGAATAACAATTGGATGGGCTCGATACTTAGCGGAACAATCAATCCAAGTTTTACCGTAATTCATAATGATGGTGATTCAGAATTAGCCGACTCCATTAAAATTTGGAGAGGAATTAGCAATAACGCGGCTCCGGCACAAGTTGTGAGTATCACCAAAGCCAATAACACATCCAATTATACCGATAATACCATGTTAAACGGTTATGAGTATTTTTATTTTGCTGAAATAAAACAAACCGACGGGCAATGGATTATTACTTCACCGATATGGTACACCAACACCTTGCCTGCAGGGATTAAAGAAAATGACTTACAAATTCATTTTAATTTCTTCCCGAATCCGGCTTCTAAAATGCTTAGCATTTCTGTAAGTGATTGTAAAAACTATAAAATCAGCGTACTGGATTTGTTAGGGAAAGAATTAATTTCAGAATTTTTTAACGACAAAGATTATCAGTTAAATATTGAAAGTTTAGCGGCCGGAACTTATTTACTGAAGATAGAATCAGAAAACAGGCAGCTCACCAAAAAATTAATGGTGGAATAA
- a CDS encoding tetratricopeptide repeat protein, whose product MILVYPVAMNCSYSFNPKKLTNFDSSMKGKIFISILLFGFTYQTLSQDKVVDSLKNKRNELKVKPASFERDTTLAQLDLLLAKSMRKYDLDEASKFGLTAFQQYAKLYNYKNLAYSTHQLAIIYRTKGEYDKSKVFAEAMLTFSELIGDTLLISEAYGTIANVHVRLGNEAEGLNYHFKALKLREILKHEAALISTYNNIGFIYLGRNEQEKANEYLFKCLKIKRKNGDSLGVAELYSNIASGYDQARDFKTAYLYHSKALEILKEANEPNLLANEYNNIGGHYYYQNKIDSMLSNQKRALTYYLKLNHLSGISGSYINIGSTYLEMKKYKEAEEYLLKSLNIYKSTHNAVGMVDMLDRLRELFEAKKEFDVALKYNKLYHSMKDSIGAISNSREMGEIEERFKNEKLKAQREIEFKKEKENQEAQAAAKNKQKNIILAFVLIILVVMAAFSRVLYNRFKITKQQNVLIEKQKQEVQVQKEIIEAKQKDILDSIAYASRIQRSLLPNEKLLSKYLNKNKG is encoded by the coding sequence TTGATTTTAGTTTACCCTGTTGCTATGAATTGTAGTTATTCCTTTAATCCGAAAAAATTAACTAATTTCGATTCTTCAATGAAGGGGAAAATATTTATCAGCATTCTATTATTTGGATTTACCTACCAAACGCTCTCACAGGATAAGGTAGTTGATTCATTAAAAAATAAAAGAAATGAATTAAAAGTTAAACCCGCCAGTTTTGAAAGAGATACCACTTTAGCGCAACTTGATCTGTTATTGGCCAAATCGATGAGAAAGTATGACTTAGATGAGGCTTCAAAATTCGGATTAACGGCTTTTCAGCAATATGCGAAATTATATAACTATAAAAATTTAGCGTACAGCACACATCAGTTGGCCATCATTTACCGAACAAAAGGTGAATACGATAAATCAAAAGTTTTTGCGGAGGCCATGCTTACATTTAGTGAACTAATTGGTGACACCTTACTAATCTCTGAAGCTTATGGAACAATAGCTAACGTGCATGTGCGATTAGGTAATGAAGCAGAAGGACTGAATTATCATTTCAAAGCTTTAAAATTAAGAGAAATATTAAAACATGAAGCTGCATTAATTTCTACATATAATAATATTGGTTTTATTTATTTAGGAAGAAATGAACAAGAAAAAGCAAATGAGTATTTGTTTAAATGTCTGAAAATTAAAAGAAAAAATGGCGATAGTTTAGGTGTGGCAGAATTGTATAGTAATATTGCTTCCGGATACGATCAAGCCAGAGATTTTAAAACCGCATATCTATATCATAGCAAAGCCCTTGAAATATTAAAAGAAGCGAATGAACCCAATTTATTAGCCAATGAATATAATAATATTGGCGGACATTATTATTATCAAAACAAAATTGATTCCATGCTTTCAAATCAAAAAAGAGCCTTGACTTATTATTTAAAATTAAATCATTTATCGGGTATTTCCGGAAGTTATATCAATATCGGTTCAACTTATCTGGAAATGAAAAAATATAAAGAAGCAGAAGAATACCTGCTAAAATCGCTGAATATTTACAAAAGCACCCACAATGCAGTAGGTATGGTTGACATGTTGGATCGATTAAGAGAATTATTTGAAGCTAAAAAAGAATTTGACGTGGCTTTAAAATACAACAAATTATATCACAGCATGAAAGATTCTATTGGTGCAATAAGTAACAGCAGGGAAATGGGTGAAATTGAAGAAAGGTTTAAAAATGAAAAATTAAAGGCGCAAAGAGAAATTGAATTTAAAAAAGAAAAAGAGAATCAGGAAGCACAGGCAGCGGCTAAAAACAAACAAAAAAATATTATCCTGGCATTTGTTTTAATTATTCTTGTGGTGATGGCTGCTTTTTCGCGTGTTTTATATAATCGTTTTAAAATTACTAAACAACAAAATGTACTTATAGAAAAACAAAAACAAGAAGTACAGGTACAAAAAGAAATTATTGAGGCTAAACAAAAAGATATATTGGATAGTATAGCTTACGCCAGCCGAATACAGCGTTCACTTTTGCCTAATGAGAAACTTTTGAGCAAGTATCTGAATAAGAATAAAGGTTAA